The following proteins are co-located in the Haloplanus sp. HW8-1 genome:
- a CDS encoding A/G-specific adenine glycosylase, translating into MSEDVALPDHDLEVVRSALVEWYESDHREFPWRRTTDPYEILVSEVMSQQTQLDRVVDAWEAFLDRWPTVDALAAADRSDVVGFWSDQRLGYNNRARYLHEAAGQVVDDFDGEWPETPGDLQELMGVGPYTANAVASFAFDAGDAVVDTNVKRVLYRAFAEIDNSDDPEYEEIANALMPEGRSRVWNNAIMELGGVACQKTPRCDREGCPWREWCHAYQTGDFTAPDVPTQPSFEGSRRQFRGRIVRALGEHDELELDELGPLIRVDYTPDGDHGRDWLRELLSDLSDDGLVEIDETDGKTVTSLQQ; encoded by the coding sequence ATGAGCGAGGACGTCGCGCTGCCGGACCACGACCTGGAGGTCGTCCGCTCGGCGCTCGTCGAGTGGTACGAGTCTGATCACCGCGAGTTCCCCTGGCGTCGGACGACCGACCCCTACGAGATTCTGGTCTCCGAGGTGATGAGCCAGCAGACCCAACTCGACCGCGTCGTCGACGCCTGGGAGGCCTTCCTCGACCGGTGGCCGACCGTCGACGCCCTCGCGGCCGCGGACCGGAGCGACGTGGTCGGGTTCTGGTCCGATCAACGTCTCGGCTACAACAACCGGGCACGCTACCTCCACGAGGCCGCTGGACAGGTCGTCGACGACTTCGACGGCGAGTGGCCCGAGACACCCGGCGACCTGCAGGAACTGATGGGGGTCGGTCCCTACACCGCCAACGCCGTCGCGAGTTTCGCGTTCGACGCCGGCGACGCAGTCGTCGACACGAACGTCAAGCGCGTTCTGTACCGCGCATTTGCGGAAATCGATAATTCGGACGACCCTGAGTACGAGGAGATAGCGAACGCGTTGATGCCGGAAGGCCGATCCCGGGTGTGGAACAACGCCATCATGGAGTTGGGTGGCGTCGCCTGCCAGAAGACGCCCCGGTGTGATCGGGAGGGTTGTCCGTGGCGGGAATGGTGTCACGCGTATCAAACCGGTGACTTTACCGCGCCAGATGTTCCCACCCAGCCGTCCTTCGAAGGAAGCCGTCGACAGTTCCGCGGGCGAATCGTTCGTGCTCTGGGCGAACACGACGAACTTGAGCTAGATGAATTGGGGCCACTCATCCGCGTAGACTACACGCCTGACGGTGACCATGGGCGTGATTGGCTTCGCGAATTGCTATCTGATTTGTCCGACGATGGACTCGTCGAGATCGACGAAACCGATGGCAAAACTGTCACCAGTCTACAGCAGTGA
- a CDS encoding IS1595 family transposase: MFPVELLNSEASAANLLQQVRWRDGLYCPRCRSESVIKHGSYREYQRYFCKDCDRTFNTRTGTTFAHAKIGLDKLLFAFYTLLRFNTSIRQLDAELDVSYRSLRRRVEQFARTLDAPAINLVGPVEIDEVYVTAGLKGRERDQESHSRGLSKRGRGSYAEDKPPVFILVDRGSDQQYVVPAKSADESTVRLLLGDHEEESLTVYTDGFRAYDPLEDDENFQREAVIHSDGEYVDDDAHVNTCESHASLARRWLSPHRGVSKDKLTPYLRAFQLRRRIFRKPGREALKEIVRTVL; the protein is encoded by the coding sequence ATGTTCCCAGTTGAATTGCTGAACTCAGAGGCGAGTGCCGCGAACCTGCTCCAGCAGGTTCGCTGGCGTGATGGCCTCTACTGCCCGCGCTGCCGGTCTGAGTCGGTGATCAAACACGGCAGCTACCGAGAGTATCAACGGTACTTCTGTAAGGATTGTGACCGTACGTTCAACACCAGGACCGGCACGACCTTCGCGCACGCGAAGATCGGCCTCGACAAGCTCTTGTTCGCGTTCTACACGTTGCTTCGGTTCAACACGAGTATTCGCCAGCTAGACGCTGAACTCGATGTCTCCTACCGGTCGCTCCGGCGGCGCGTCGAGCAGTTCGCCAGAACGCTCGACGCGCCAGCCATCAACCTCGTTGGCCCAGTCGAAATCGACGAAGTGTACGTGACTGCAGGCCTGAAAGGCCGCGAGCGCGACCAAGAGTCGCACTCGCGTGGTCTTTCGAAACGTGGTCGTGGAAGCTATGCCGAGGACAAGCCACCGGTGTTCATACTCGTTGATCGTGGGAGCGATCAGCAATACGTCGTGCCAGCGAAATCCGCTGACGAATCGACCGTACGACTCCTCCTCGGCGACCACGAGGAGGAGTCGCTGACCGTCTATACTGACGGATTTCGAGCGTACGATCCACTCGAAGATGACGAGAACTTCCAGCGAGAAGCAGTGATTCACAGCGACGGCGAATACGTTGATGACGACGCACACGTGAACACCTGCGAGAGCCACGCGTCGCTGGCGCGACGGTGGCTCTCGCCGCACCGAGGCGTCTCAAAAGACAAGCTGACGCCGTATCTCAGAGCCTTCCAGCTTCGCCGACGAATCTTCCGCAAACCTGGTCGAGAAGCTCTCAAAGAAATCGTCCGAACCGTTCTCTAA
- a CDS encoding PAS domain S-box protein, with protein MQLSSHQEIRILHVDDDPSITDLTGTFLEREDNRFAVETATSADEGLERINDRPPDCVVSDYNMPGMDGIEFLQAVREEHPDLPFILFTGKGSEAVASDAISADVTGYLQKGSGSEQYELLANRIRNAVHARRESQRADRQEQLMRLTEFAGETGGFEIDVDSGDLLLTDGTHRLVGLSDDAQITLEEAIELYHPDDQADVRQTVTRAAETGEETYGTWRLQTLDCDERLVDVTITPATENDDVTTLRGAVHDVTERKKRRRELREKQQFIEQALDTLDDLFYVIDTDGTLRRWNNQVPQTTGYADSELADMRAIELFPEDDRETIADAIQLAVSGETVTVEADLLTADGERRPYEFTGARLTDADGSTTGLVGIGRDLTERKRRERRFQALVEESNDIISVVDAEGVYQYQSPSLERILGHDPAETIGEQVWEYIHPEDHERVSNEFEAWVNDSDRTPKGIQYRARHADGTLHWMESNGSDQLTDPAVEGYVVTSRDITDRKERQQELERTHDLLSNMEELADAGAWEYDSESEQLMITDGTRRLYGLDSEASLTLEEALDAVHPDDQDLLADRFNNCLETGEPYEMEVRLTTPDGEQRWIIARGERVSESETGSVLRGYIRDITGEKTRERRLTELNRATQALLTAETKQEVANIGVEAASDVLDLQMNAIHISEADDTRLVPMAQTDEVASLIGEASPLPVADSIAGRVYRNGEPAVIADVQQDPDVYDSETNLGGHLYLPLADHGILIAGSENREAFDQEDRTLGELLAGTLAAALDRIVREQTARQRQQQLSLFFEESPLGAVQWDDELRFERLNEQAESLLGYSEAELRQEPWKVVIADEDRDHMRDTVESLLDADGGEYELNRNVRKDGEVITCEWYNRVVTDADGDVQSVFSKFQDVTDREQRKTELEEYETIIEALSDAVYVLDEEGQFRYVNDEFVELVGYDRETILGNTPSLLKDEEAVQRAEQELGRLLSSAGPETVMFEVTIHTREGDPIVCEDHMGVLPYEGDQFDGSVGTLRDITDQKARERKLEAVNSQYQTLIESYPAGAIFLYDTDLRVVRAGGSELSEVGLSLEEIEETTPRDRYPPEIAEELVGTIENVLAGESHTFEQEYQGEHYRVQIVPVEMGQEEITYAMAVSQNITDQTENRRELKRQNERLDEFASIVSHDLRSPLGVAEGHLELAAETCESDHLARATDAIDRSQALIDDLLALAREGDRVDETEPVEIAKVAERSWQTVETRQATLDADESGVIAADLSRLQQLFENLYRNAVEHGGEDVIVSVGAVDDGFYVADSGPGIPEADREDVFDAGYSTNEDGTGFGLRIVEQIAVAHGWEVAITESEEGGARFDITGVEKGA; from the coding sequence ATGCAACTCAGTTCTCACCAAGAGATTCGGATTCTCCACGTCGATGACGACCCCTCAATCACGGATCTGACAGGGACGTTTCTCGAACGCGAGGACAACCGGTTCGCTGTCGAGACAGCGACCAGCGCCGACGAGGGACTGGAGAGAATCAACGACCGCCCGCCTGATTGTGTCGTCTCAGATTACAACATGCCCGGGATGGATGGGATCGAATTCCTGCAGGCTGTCCGGGAAGAGCACCCTGATTTGCCGTTCATTCTGTTTACCGGCAAAGGCAGTGAGGCCGTCGCCAGCGATGCTATCTCTGCGGACGTCACCGGCTATCTGCAAAAGGGGTCAGGGTCCGAACAGTACGAACTGCTGGCCAACCGGATCCGCAACGCCGTCCACGCACGACGCGAGAGCCAACGGGCCGACAGACAGGAACAGCTGATGCGATTAACGGAGTTTGCTGGTGAGACGGGTGGGTTTGAAATCGACGTGGACAGCGGTGACCTCCTGCTGACTGACGGCACTCACCGACTCGTCGGATTGTCCGACGACGCTCAGATTACGCTGGAGGAAGCGATCGAACTCTACCACCCGGACGACCAGGCGGACGTCCGACAGACCGTTACCCGGGCAGCCGAGACCGGCGAAGAAACGTATGGCACCTGGCGTCTCCAGACGCTGGACTGCGACGAACGCCTCGTGGACGTGACAATCACGCCAGCAACCGAGAACGACGACGTCACCACTCTTCGGGGTGCAGTCCACGACGTTACTGAACGCAAAAAACGTCGACGGGAGCTCAGAGAGAAACAACAGTTCATCGAACAGGCACTCGATACATTAGATGACTTGTTCTACGTGATCGACACAGACGGCACCCTCCGACGGTGGAACAACCAGGTCCCGCAAACGACGGGGTACGCTGACTCGGAGCTGGCCGATATGCGGGCGATCGAACTGTTCCCCGAGGACGACCGCGAAACAATTGCCGACGCGATCCAGTTGGCCGTTTCGGGTGAAACAGTCACTGTCGAGGCCGACCTGCTCACTGCCGACGGTGAGCGTCGCCCCTACGAGTTCACCGGGGCGCGTCTGACCGACGCCGATGGGAGTACGACTGGACTGGTCGGAATCGGACGGGACCTCACCGAGCGCAAACGGCGCGAACGCCGGTTCCAGGCGCTCGTCGAGGAATCCAACGACATTATTTCGGTTGTTGATGCCGAGGGGGTCTATCAGTACCAGAGCCCATCGCTGGAACGGATCTTGGGACACGACCCCGCGGAGACGATTGGCGAGCAGGTATGGGAATACATCCATCCAGAGGACCACGAGCGTGTTAGCAACGAATTCGAGGCGTGGGTGAATGATTCTGATAGAACGCCAAAAGGCATCCAGTACCGTGCTCGCCACGCTGACGGTACCTTGCACTGGATGGAGTCAAATGGAAGTGACCAACTCACCGATCCGGCCGTCGAAGGATACGTCGTCACCAGTCGTGACATTACCGATCGTAAAGAACGCCAGCAGGAACTAGAACGGACCCATGACCTCTTGTCGAACATGGAGGAGTTGGCCGACGCTGGCGCGTGGGAGTACGATTCTGAGAGTGAACAGCTTATGATAACGGATGGAACACGCCGGCTCTACGGGCTCGATTCGGAGGCAAGTCTCACGCTTGAGGAGGCGCTTGACGCTGTTCATCCTGATGACCAAGACCTGCTCGCCGACCGGTTCAACAACTGTCTCGAAACAGGCGAGCCATACGAGATGGAGGTGCGACTCACCACGCCGGATGGAGAACAGCGGTGGATCATCGCCCGAGGTGAGCGTGTCTCCGAGAGTGAAACCGGCAGCGTACTACGTGGCTACATCCGGGATATCACCGGGGAAAAAACACGGGAACGGCGATTGACCGAATTGAACCGAGCCACACAGGCACTGCTGACGGCAGAAACCAAGCAGGAGGTCGCCAACATCGGGGTTGAGGCCGCCAGTGACGTCCTTGACCTCCAGATGAACGCCATCCACATCTCCGAGGCCGACGACACGCGGTTAGTACCCATGGCACAGACTGATGAAGTGGCGTCGCTCATCGGAGAGGCATCACCCCTGCCAGTGGCGGATAGTATCGCGGGACGAGTCTACCGGAACGGCGAGCCAGCAGTGATCGCAGACGTCCAACAGGACCCGGATGTCTACGACTCCGAAACGAATCTCGGGGGCCATTTGTATCTGCCACTTGCGGACCATGGAATCCTGATCGCCGGCTCCGAGAACCGAGAGGCGTTCGATCAAGAGGACCGCACACTCGGGGAACTGCTGGCGGGGACTCTCGCTGCGGCACTTGACCGCATCGTGCGTGAACAGACGGCGCGGCAGCGACAACAACAACTCTCGCTGTTTTTCGAGGAATCCCCGCTCGGGGCAGTCCAATGGGACGACGAACTCCGGTTCGAACGATTGAATGAGCAAGCCGAATCACTCCTCGGGTACAGTGAAGCGGAACTACGCCAGGAGCCGTGGAAAGTGGTCATCGCCGACGAAGACCGCGACCACATGCGCGACACCGTAGAGTCACTCCTCGATGCCGATGGCGGAGAGTACGAACTCAATCGAAATGTCCGAAAGGACGGCGAGGTAATCACCTGCGAGTGGTACAACCGTGTCGTCACCGACGCAGATGGTGACGTCCAGTCAGTCTTTTCGAAGTTTCAGGATGTTACCGACCGCGAGCAACGTAAGACTGAATTAGAAGAGTACGAGACGATCATCGAGGCACTCAGCGATGCGGTGTACGTGCTCGACGAGGAGGGGCAGTTCAGGTACGTCAACGACGAGTTCGTGGAGTTGGTTGGCTACGACCGGGAGACAATTCTCGGGAACACGCCGTCGCTACTCAAAGACGAGGAAGCCGTCCAGCGGGCCGAGCAGGAACTAGGACGGTTACTGTCGAGTGCCGGCCCGGAAACCGTTATGTTCGAAGTGACGATCCACACCCGCGAGGGCGACCCGATTGTCTGTGAAGATCATATGGGCGTCCTTCCGTACGAGGGAGACCAATTCGATGGATCAGTCGGGACACTCCGGGACATCACCGACCAGAAAGCACGAGAGCGGAAGCTAGAAGCGGTCAACAGCCAGTACCAGACACTGATCGAGAGTTATCCCGCCGGCGCTATTTTCCTGTACGATACCGACCTTCGAGTCGTCCGTGCAGGTGGAAGTGAATTATCTGAGGTTGGTTTGTCTCTCGAAGAGATTGAGGAGACCACACCACGGGACCGGTATCCACCCGAAATCGCCGAGGAACTCGTCGGCACCATCGAGAACGTTCTGGCTGGAGAGAGCCACACGTTCGAACAGGAGTACCAGGGCGAACACTACCGGGTTCAAATAGTTCCTGTGGAGATGGGTCAAGAAGAGATCACCTATGCGATGGCCGTGTCACAGAACATTACTGACCAGACTGAGAACAGACGGGAACTCAAACGCCAGAACGAGCGGCTCGACGAGTTCGCAAGCATCGTCAGCCACGACTTGCGGAGTCCACTTGGCGTAGCCGAGGGGCATCTCGAACTGGCCGCGGAGACCTGCGAGAGTGACCATCTGGCCCGGGCAACCGATGCCATCGACCGGAGTCAGGCACTCATCGACGACCTGTTGGCGCTGGCACGAGAGGGCGACAGGGTGGACGAGACTGAACCTGTGGAGATTGCAAAGGTGGCAGAGAGGAGTTGGCAAACTGTGGAGACGCGACAAGCGACACTCGACGCTGACGAGTCAGGGGTCATCGCAGCCGACTTGAGCCGGCTCCAGCAACTGTTCGAGAACCTCTACCGGAACGCAGTCGAACACGGCGGCGAAGACGTGATAGTGTCCGTCGGCGCGGTAGACGACGGCTTCTACGTCGCGGACTCGGGCCCCGGCATCCCCGAAGCCGACCGCGAGGACGTATTCGATGCAGGATACTCGACGAACGAGGACGGGACCGGATTCGGCCTGCGGATCGTCGAGCAGATTGCCGTCGCGCACGGGTGGGAGGTTGCAATCACTGAGAGCGAGGAGGGCGGGGCCCGGTTCGACATCACCGGCGTTGAGAAAGGTGCGTGA
- a CDS encoding cupin domain-containing protein, which produces MVDQLEQEDTNYLEVLTKDALSVELARYPNPEPKTAHKTDELYFIISGSGMAHVENERYAVDEGDVVYVERGAEHDFFDIEDEITALVVFASAEDSVLGQGL; this is translated from the coding sequence TTGGTCGACCAACTCGAACAGGAAGACACGAACTACTTGGAAGTACTGACCAAGGACGCGCTGAGCGTCGAACTTGCACGGTACCCCAATCCTGAGCCAAAAACGGCGCACAAAACTGACGAACTCTACTTCATCATCTCCGGGTCGGGGATGGCCCACGTCGAAAATGAGCGGTATGCTGTCGACGAGGGTGACGTAGTTTATGTGGAACGAGGAGCCGAACACGACTTTTTTGACATCGAGGACGAAATCACGGCCCTTGTCGTCTTTGCGAGTGCTGAAGACTCCGTTCTCGGCCAAGGTCTCTGA
- a CDS encoding cupin domain-containing protein: protein MTHVSTEELIAALEEEDAQFAEVFSKESITLEIGKYPTSSPKNPHTEDEVYYIISGSGMIRVGEETYTVESGDVVFVERGLEHDFFNIDEEITALTIFVGSADPSSYSIRE, encoded by the coding sequence ATGACTCACGTTTCCACGGAAGAGTTGATAGCGGCGCTCGAAGAGGAAGATGCACAGTTCGCAGAAGTGTTTAGCAAAGAGTCAATAACCCTTGAGATAGGAAAATACCCAACGTCGTCGCCGAAGAACCCCCACACGGAAGATGAGGTTTACTACATTATCTCTGGATCGGGCATGATTCGAGTCGGGGAGGAGACGTATACTGTCGAGAGTGGGGATGTGGTTTTCGTCGAACGGGGACTCGAACACGACTTTTTTAATATCGACGAGGAGATTACTGCGCTGACTATCTTTGTCGGGTCTGCTGACCCGAGTTCGTATAGTATTCGTGAATGA
- a CDS encoding amino acid permease, producing the protein MSKGQLERNIGFLEAMTLGGGTMIGAGIFILPGIAAEGAGPASSVSFFIAGFVALLAALSLSELATGMPIAGGSYHYVNRALGGFFGSIVGWGMWTGLMFASAFYMIGFGQYLVEPIPFLDGRVFVVLLGLIGLSLIVGVNYYGTEESSQLQNVMIGAETVVVLAYVALGLFFIDPNNLEPFAPTGPSGIIATTGVVFVSFLGFEIIATVAGEVKDPSRNIPLTMILSVVLVTILYALVMIVTTGVLPYQAIGDSLVPVSDVAVVFAGAVGVVAIVAAAAIAAISSSNSSVLAAARVNFAMGRDDLMSEWLNVTHDRFGTPHRAIIATGAVTAVLIAAGLQVETIVALLAEVASFSFLVSYSLVHVALVVFRRADPEDYDPSFKIPDVLYPAVPVLGVVLTVVVISQMAPIIILLGLGIVGLGVGWYFVYVRDHAIDRGLIDEAITPTTDAYRVLVPVANPDTQQDLIRLAAATAHAHTDEGTPELVAVNVLQVADPDPQQNVAAERLEHQRDLLDGARDIAAEMDVQLRTVAMTGERVDETILEAIGDEEPDQVLLGWGGTLTRQGHVFGPNLDAVVEDAPCEVTLVTLHDDTIGNPVALAGPGPHSPVAARRAAEFASIDGTVPTLLNVQQPMGDDNTTASERGNGVIDDVAERAGLDPEDYEREVVVDDDIEAAILATADQFDTICVGLSERSAASRVMFGTIAERISQEATSNVGIVRGWNES; encoded by the coding sequence ATGAGCAAGGGACAACTTGAGCGCAACATCGGCTTTCTCGAGGCGATGACGCTCGGTGGGGGGACGATGATCGGGGCCGGGATCTTCATCCTGCCCGGGATCGCAGCCGAGGGCGCCGGTCCAGCGAGTTCGGTCTCGTTCTTCATCGCAGGGTTCGTCGCTCTGCTCGCAGCGCTCTCTTTATCCGAGCTGGCGACCGGGATGCCAATTGCCGGCGGGAGCTACCACTACGTCAACCGGGCACTCGGTGGCTTCTTCGGGAGCATCGTCGGGTGGGGGATGTGGACCGGCCTGATGTTCGCGAGCGCCTTCTACATGATCGGATTCGGGCAGTATCTCGTCGAGCCGATTCCGTTTCTCGATGGACGGGTGTTCGTCGTTCTCCTCGGTCTCATCGGCCTGTCACTAATCGTCGGCGTCAACTACTACGGCACCGAGGAATCCAGCCAACTGCAGAACGTGATGATCGGCGCCGAAACCGTCGTCGTCCTCGCCTACGTCGCCCTCGGGCTGTTCTTCATCGACCCGAATAACCTCGAGCCCTTCGCGCCGACGGGCCCGAGCGGCATCATCGCGACGACCGGCGTCGTCTTCGTCTCCTTTCTCGGGTTCGAGATCATCGCCACGGTCGCAGGTGAGGTCAAGGATCCGAGTCGGAACATTCCGCTGACGATGATTCTCTCCGTCGTTCTTGTGACGATCCTCTACGCCCTGGTGATGATCGTCACGACGGGCGTGCTGCCGTACCAGGCGATTGGCGACTCGCTGGTCCCGGTCTCGGATGTCGCGGTCGTCTTCGCCGGAGCCGTCGGTGTGGTGGCAATCGTGGCGGCCGCCGCCATCGCCGCAATTTCGAGTTCGAACTCGTCAGTTCTTGCCGCGGCACGGGTGAACTTCGCCATGGGTCGGGACGACCTGATGAGTGAGTGGCTGAACGTCACTCACGACCGGTTCGGCACGCCACACCGGGCGATCATCGCCACCGGCGCCGTCACCGCAGTGTTGATCGCCGCCGGCTTGCAGGTCGAGACCATCGTCGCCCTCCTGGCTGAGGTTGCGAGCTTCAGCTTCCTCGTCTCCTACTCGCTGGTCCACGTCGCGCTCGTCGTCTTCCGTCGGGCCGACCCGGAGGACTACGACCCGTCGTTCAAAATTCCGGACGTCCTGTACCCAGCAGTCCCGGTACTTGGCGTGGTCCTGACGGTCGTCGTCATCTCACAGATGGCGCCCATTATCATCCTCTTGGGGCTGGGGATCGTCGGACTCGGTGTCGGCTGGTACTTCGTGTACGTTAGAGACCACGCCATCGACCGGGGACTCATCGACGAGGCCATCACGCCGACGACGGATGCCTACCGGGTCCTCGTCCCGGTTGCGAACCCCGACACCCAACAGGATCTGATCCGGCTCGCAGCGGCCACTGCGCACGCGCACACCGACGAAGGGACACCCGAACTCGTCGCCGTCAACGTCCTCCAGGTCGCGGATCCCGACCCACAACAAAACGTTGCAGCCGAGCGGCTCGAGCATCAACGCGACCTTCTCGACGGAGCCCGCGACATCGCGGCCGAGATGGACGTGCAGTTGCGGACGGTCGCAATGACGGGCGAACGCGTCGACGAGACGATTCTGGAGGCGATCGGCGACGAGGAGCCCGATCAAGTGCTGCTCGGGTGGGGCGGGACACTGACTCGGCAGGGGCACGTCTTCGGCCCGAACCTCGATGCCGTCGTCGAGGACGCCCCGTGTGAAGTCACTCTCGTAACGCTCCACGACGACACGATCGGCAATCCGGTTGCACTCGCAGGTCCGGGGCCACATTCACCGGTCGCTGCCCGGCGAGCCGCCGAGTTCGCGAGCATCGATGGAACCGTCCCCACATTGCTGAACGTCCAGCAACCGATGGGGGACGATAACACTACAGCCTCCGAAAGAGGGAATGGGGTCATCGACGATGTTGCTGAGCGGGCAGGACTCGACCCGGAGGACTACGAGCGAGAGGTCGTCGTCGACGATGATATCGAAGCGGCCATCCTCGCGACGGCCGATCAGTTCGATACGATCTGTGTCGGGCTCTCCGAACGGAGTGCCGCATCCCGGGTCATGTTTGGCACGATCGCAGAACGAATCAGTCAGGAGGCGACGAGCAACGTCGGCATCGTCCGGGGATGGAACGAATCCTGA
- a CDS encoding universal stress protein: MPLTGDSTILVPVDVSITEPPDQVILDLLKPVNLVVLGYYPVPKQTAPAHLKEDHEAEAAERLESIVSRFARGDHEVKDVLVFTKDRQDTIDRIAEQHDCDAVFVPGETDTIDRILVPLRGDVNLERIVSLVGELVRASDATVTLFHSVPEGTDPSQGEFILRGAADRLTEGGVDRDRIDWQLSEGGSPKRNIIDLAVDYDFVVLGEAEPSLRDRILGAVLTPILEEIEKPAIIVRDIE; this comes from the coding sequence ATGCCTCTCACCGGCGACTCAACGATTCTCGTCCCCGTGGACGTGTCGATCACGGAACCACCCGACCAGGTAATCCTTGATCTGTTGAAGCCAGTCAATCTCGTCGTCCTTGGGTACTATCCCGTCCCGAAACAGACGGCCCCGGCACATCTCAAGGAGGATCACGAAGCAGAGGCAGCAGAGCGGTTAGAGAGTATCGTCTCCAGATTCGCCCGCGGAGACCACGAGGTCAAGGACGTTCTCGTATTTACGAAGGATCGGCAGGATACGATCGACCGAATCGCAGAGCAACACGACTGTGACGCTGTCTTCGTTCCCGGTGAGACTGACACGATTGATCGGATTCTCGTGCCGTTGCGCGGCGATGTGAATCTCGAACGAATCGTCTCTCTCGTTGGTGAGTTAGTCCGAGCCAGTGATGCTACAGTTACGTTGTTTCACTCCGTCCCCGAAGGGACCGATCCGAGTCAGGGCGAATTCATTCTCCGTGGAGCGGCCGACCGACTAACTGAGGGGGGGGTCGACCGCGACCGGATTGACTGGCAGCTCTCGGAGGGCGGCTCTCCGAAGCGCAATATCATCGATCTCGCTGTGGACTACGACTTCGTTGTGCTCGGGGAAGCAGAGCCGTCGCTCAGAGATCGGATTCTCGGGGCTGTACTCACACCAATTCTCGAAGAAATCGAGAAGCCCGCCATCATCGTGAGAGATATCGAGTGA
- a CDS encoding bacterio-opsin activator domain-containing protein, with translation MAVQEPVETPITEIELEVRDRNCFFFVRLSADTDCLIRLEELIHRADGDLLQYFSIRETPPEDVLDMAASESAIAEARLVRNGPDGNLFQFVVSGPCVTAMLADTGAITRDVSAAGGVGRVVATVPAHVAVRTVVETFRTQHSESEFLARRERDLSTPVRTKSGVHTILADRLTEKQYEVLRTAYLSGYFAWPRESTAEGCAGALGVAQPTFSQHLRAAQSKVFTALFHAAVDDG, from the coding sequence ATGGCCGTTCAGGAACCCGTCGAGACTCCAATAACGGAGATCGAATTGGAGGTGCGGGACAGAAACTGTTTTTTTTTCGTTCGTCTCTCTGCCGATACCGACTGTCTCATCCGACTCGAGGAGTTGATCCATCGCGCGGATGGGGATCTGCTTCAATACTTCAGCATCCGTGAAACGCCTCCGGAGGACGTCCTCGACATGGCTGCGAGCGAATCCGCAATCGCAGAGGCTCGTCTCGTCAGGAACGGTCCCGACGGCAATCTCTTCCAGTTCGTCGTCTCTGGGCCGTGTGTCACCGCGATGCTCGCCGATACCGGAGCGATCACTCGTGACGTTTCGGCCGCGGGCGGCGTCGGCCGTGTCGTCGCAACTGTTCCAGCTCACGTTGCCGTTCGAACCGTCGTCGAGACGTTTCGGACACAGCACTCGGAGTCCGAATTCCTCGCCCGGCGGGAACGTGATCTATCAACACCCGTTCGAACAAAATCGGGCGTCCACACCATCCTCGCAGACCGACTTACCGAGAAACAGTACGAAGTACTTCGAACGGCGTATCTTAGCGGCTACTTCGCGTGGCCGCGCGAAAGTACGGCCGAAGGGTGTGCCGGCGCGTTGGGGGTCGCTCAGCCGACGTTTAGCCAGCACCTCCGGGCGGCTCAATCCAAGGTGTTTACCGCGCTCTTCCACGCCGCGGTCGACGACGGATGA